A single genomic interval of Luteolibacter arcticus harbors:
- a CDS encoding glycosyl hydrolase family 95 catalytic domain-containing protein has translation MINILFPLCLCLLSLSALAEDTALKIVGQYKAVFTSPPRKIPASTAVDAPLLGNGDLLVALGGKAEKLRFHVSKNDLWVMRGDHDTRPQPLARLDVGLSGMEDASYRVEQDLAQAITTGTFTKEKTTVTLETGVAATENLLWIKLSVSGGEIQGRAGLFLPSQDGQTEIPVGTHTSVRNSQGIYRKGNACEETVIRGTDGVQVAERKFSQKVVVPSGATCAMRVVGAKESFVLTPQKPVLIVMSASGLANTPDFRAAAIKRATTFGKDELPAVRQAHQRWWQGFWDKSFVEIPDKLLEQRYYLSHYGMACASRLRGFPPGIFGWNTTDTPMWNGDYHMNYNLVAPFYGLYAANHIEQADPCNDAIIDSLENSRDFCRKQFGFDGIAQRVAHGPKGSLAHLTDAGQKSHASYSCVPLSFRWYATYDLDFARQAYPFVRGVAEFWENYLTFEGGRYVIYKDSAHEQSGADMNSLHSLAFVRMVMNLSLDMSRELKVDAGKHEKWNHILDHLSAYPTITGADLPANFRPKDESLWSLPIFRYTEQGIPWYRSNVVGVQHIYPAGGIGLDSPPELLQRARNQVRMLGRWRDFNGMNSLYAAGVRVGYDPDTILKILHETMAAIGGPNGMISGNPHGVEHFSIVSNTIQEMLLQSHEGTIRFFPCWPRNHDARFGTLRARGAFLINAELKNGTVTGVKLLSEKGRDCTLANPWPEKKVQVIRGGQPAETVEGERFTFKTVVGETLELRAN, from the coding sequence ATGATCAACATCCTGTTTCCCCTTTGCCTCTGCTTGCTTTCATTGAGCGCCCTCGCGGAGGACACCGCCCTGAAGATCGTCGGCCAATATAAGGCCGTGTTCACCTCGCCGCCGCGCAAGATTCCGGCGAGCACTGCGGTGGACGCGCCGCTGTTAGGCAACGGCGATCTACTTGTCGCCCTCGGCGGGAAAGCCGAGAAACTTCGCTTTCATGTCAGCAAGAACGACCTCTGGGTCATGCGCGGCGACCACGACACTCGTCCGCAACCGCTCGCACGGCTAGATGTGGGGCTGTCCGGCATGGAGGACGCCTCTTACCGGGTAGAACAGGATTTGGCGCAAGCCATCACAACCGGGACCTTCACGAAGGAGAAGACGACGGTAACACTCGAAACGGGCGTCGCGGCCACGGAGAACCTGCTATGGATCAAGCTCTCCGTTTCCGGTGGGGAGATTCAGGGCCGCGCAGGACTGTTCCTGCCGAGCCAAGACGGCCAGACAGAGATTCCCGTCGGCACGCACACGAGCGTTCGGAATTCCCAGGGTATCTACAGGAAGGGCAACGCGTGCGAAGAAACCGTCATCCGCGGCACAGATGGCGTCCAGGTGGCTGAACGAAAATTCAGTCAGAAGGTTGTCGTGCCGTCCGGAGCAACTTGCGCGATGCGAGTCGTGGGAGCCAAAGAGTCCTTCGTTCTCACGCCGCAAAAGCCGGTATTGATCGTGATGTCGGCATCCGGCCTCGCGAATACGCCCGACTTCCGTGCGGCAGCCATCAAGCGCGCGACCACGTTCGGGAAAGATGAGTTGCCGGCAGTCAGGCAGGCGCACCAGAGGTGGTGGCAGGGCTTCTGGGACAAGTCGTTCGTGGAGATTCCCGACAAGCTGCTGGAGCAGCGCTACTACCTGTCGCACTACGGCATGGCCTGCGCCAGCCGGCTGCGCGGATTCCCGCCGGGCATCTTCGGCTGGAACACCACCGACACGCCTATGTGGAACGGCGACTACCACATGAACTACAATCTCGTCGCGCCGTTTTACGGCCTCTATGCCGCCAACCACATCGAGCAGGCCGACCCTTGCAACGACGCGATCATCGACTCCCTCGAAAACTCCCGCGACTTCTGCCGCAAGCAATTCGGATTCGACGGCATTGCCCAGAGGGTTGCACACGGCCCCAAGGGTTCGCTGGCGCATCTAACAGACGCCGGACAGAAGAGCCACGCCTCCTATTCGTGCGTTCCCCTTTCCTTTCGCTGGTATGCCACCTACGACCTCGATTTTGCACGGCAAGCCTACCCCTTCGTGCGCGGGGTCGCGGAGTTCTGGGAGAATTACCTGACGTTCGAAGGCGGCCGGTATGTCATCTACAAGGACTCCGCTCACGAACAGTCCGGCGCGGACATGAACTCCCTGCACTCGCTCGCCTTCGTGCGGATGGTGATGAACCTGTCGCTCGACATGAGCCGGGAACTCAAGGTGGACGCCGGCAAGCACGAGAAATGGAACCACATCCTCGACCATCTCAGCGCGTATCCCACCATCACCGGCGCCGACCTGCCTGCCAATTTCCGCCCCAAGGACGAGTCGCTGTGGTCGCTGCCGATCTTCCGCTACACGGAACAGGGCATCCCCTGGTATCGCAGCAACGTCGTCGGCGTTCAGCATATCTACCCTGCCGGCGGCATCGGCCTGGACAGCCCGCCCGAACTTCTCCAGCGCGCCCGCAACCAGGTCCGGATGCTCGGCCGCTGGAGAGACTTCAACGGCATGAACAGCCTCTACGCGGCCGGCGTCCGTGTCGGCTATGATCCCGACACCATCCTCAAGATCCTCCACGAGACCATGGCCGCGATCGGTGGACCGAACGGCATGATCTCCGGGAATCCGCACGGCGTCGAACACTTCAGCATCGTCTCCAACACCATTCAGGAAATGCTGCTACAAAGCCACGAGGGCACCATCCGCTTCTTCCCATGCTGGCCCCGCAATCATGATGCGCGCTTTGGCACCCTCCGCGCGCGCGGCGCATTCCTGATCAATGCCGAGTTGAAAAATGGCACCGTCACGGGCGTCAAACTTCTCAGCGAAAAAGGCCGGGACTGCACCCTCGCCAATCCGTGGCCGGAGAAAAAGGTACAGGTCATCCGCGGCGGCCAACCGGCGGAAACCGTCGAAGGCGAGCGCTTCACGTTCAAGACCGTCGTTGGGGAGACACTGGAACTCAGAGCGAATTAA
- a CDS encoding glycosyl hydrolase family 95 catalytic domain-containing protein: MTIVSTTFAIATLLVTPCLGAAIETRAAPAPEGTAIVARHTIVFDKTATRVPTNFMVDGPLLGNGDIGVVQAGPPENLLFYIGKNDFWSIQTQAPTPVGQLQILTPALKGATFRTEQDMLLAETRGRFTQGKSELSTRSFVDANGNGFIQSLGNSGQEPLTIEVRTLKGAAVAVADVPARVNPPPKPPLFGCEQHGENRWFFRGAMADARVQDRALSAAEVVALAKTRRGEAERFDGKTSRPANAPVIDKAMTFSAWVKPDTFSDEADYLLSSGDWDHAYSFGFSSGHPRFSLHGIAFQHPGTIPLGQWTHVAAVFDGKSMRIYLNGLAGNDDAGDSFLLDPDAKPEGRKAGVSTRVLFKDGSRTFTLAPGETAIVATVILSDLDVGSPDPLATAKTKAAALTPATIKQQVLGHRAWWNNFWSQSFIEIPDKVIEQNWYSSQYVMASCSRKGKVAPGLWGNWITTRTPAWHGDFHLNYNFQAPFYSLYAANHTDGTLPFYEALNQSIPRGRSIAQKRGWKGIHLPVSIGPWGMCPEGDNSDHGQRSNTAYSALLYIWHWQYTRDEAWLEHDGYAFVRETALFWEDYLKLENGRYVIYNDSIHEGSGADFNPLLSLGLVRTLFQNIVPMSEVLGLDTAKRAKWKDISEKLSAFPTQERGGKTVFRYSEKGTPWWGDNTLGIQHIFPAGSIGLDSDPGLLEISHNMLDAMGRWRDYNGSSSWYTACARVGYQPARILTELRHMLDTHSLPNRLLNFGGGGIENASPSLAVTEMLLQSHDGKIRFFPCWPKEQDARFGSLRAVGAFLVWGEWKGGVVAGVKIVSEKGEDCTIVNPWPGKKVQVLRTGKAANTVEGTHFTLETTVGESLELKVDS; encoded by the coding sequence ATGACAATCGTTTCCACCACTTTCGCCATCGCCACGCTCCTCGTCACCCCCTGCCTCGGGGCGGCCATCGAGACACGCGCCGCCCCGGCGCCAGAGGGTACTGCCATCGTCGCCAGGCACACCATTGTCTTCGACAAAACCGCCACGCGCGTACCCACCAACTTCATGGTGGACGGCCCCTTGCTGGGCAACGGTGACATTGGCGTGGTACAGGCCGGCCCGCCGGAGAACCTGCTCTTTTACATCGGCAAGAATGACTTCTGGAGCATTCAGACCCAAGCGCCCACGCCGGTAGGCCAGCTCCAGATTCTCACACCCGCTTTGAAAGGCGCGACCTTCCGCACCGAGCAGGACATGCTGCTGGCAGAAACGCGGGGTCGCTTCACCCAGGGCAAATCGGAACTCAGCACGCGTTCCTTCGTGGATGCCAATGGCAATGGATTCATCCAATCGCTCGGCAATAGCGGACAAGAACCGCTGACCATCGAAGTGCGCACCCTTAAGGGAGCGGCAGTCGCTGTGGCTGACGTTCCCGCACGAGTGAATCCCCCGCCAAAGCCGCCGCTCTTTGGCTGCGAGCAGCACGGGGAGAATCGCTGGTTCTTCCGAGGAGCGATGGCCGACGCCCGAGTTCAGGATCGCGCTCTCTCGGCCGCGGAAGTCGTTGCCTTGGCCAAGACCCGCCGTGGCGAAGCCGAACGGTTTGACGGAAAGACCAGCCGACCCGCCAACGCTCCGGTGATCGACAAGGCGATGACCTTTTCGGCATGGGTCAAGCCGGACACGTTTTCAGATGAAGCCGACTACCTCCTCAGCAGCGGGGACTGGGATCACGCCTATAGCTTCGGTTTCTCCTCCGGACACCCACGCTTCAGCCTCCACGGGATCGCCTTCCAACATCCGGGGACCATCCCTCTGGGACAGTGGACCCACGTGGCGGCTGTTTTTGACGGCAAGTCGATGCGCATCTATCTCAATGGCCTCGCCGGGAACGATGATGCGGGGGATTCATTCCTCCTCGATCCCGACGCCAAACCCGAGGGCCGTAAAGCCGGGGTTTCAACCCGCGTTCTGTTCAAGGACGGCTCCCGCACCTTCACGCTCGCACCCGGCGAAACCGCGATCGTGGCGACCGTGATCTTGAGTGATCTGGACGTCGGAAGCCCGGATCCGCTGGCCACGGCCAAAACAAAAGCGGCAGCCCTGACTCCGGCAACCATCAAGCAACAGGTCCTGGGCCATCGCGCATGGTGGAACAACTTCTGGAGCCAATCCTTCATTGAGATCCCCGACAAGGTGATCGAGCAGAACTGGTATTCGTCCCAATACGTCATGGCCTCATGCAGTCGCAAGGGCAAGGTTGCGCCCGGTCTGTGGGGAAACTGGATTACCACCCGCACTCCCGCGTGGCACGGGGACTTCCATCTCAACTACAACTTCCAGGCACCGTTCTATAGTCTGTATGCCGCCAACCACACCGATGGCACCCTGCCCTTTTACGAGGCCTTGAATCAATCCATACCGCGCGGGCGAAGCATCGCCCAAAAGCGCGGCTGGAAGGGCATCCATCTTCCGGTTTCCATCGGCCCTTGGGGAATGTGCCCGGAGGGCGACAACAGCGACCATGGCCAGCGCAGCAACACAGCTTACTCCGCCCTGCTTTACATCTGGCACTGGCAATACACCCGCGATGAGGCTTGGCTGGAGCACGATGGCTATGCCTTCGTGCGTGAGACTGCCTTGTTCTGGGAAGACTACCTGAAGCTTGAGAATGGCCGTTATGTGATCTACAACGACTCAATCCATGAAGGCTCGGGAGCGGATTTCAACCCGCTCCTTTCGCTCGGTCTGGTCCGCACGCTTTTTCAAAACATTGTGCCCATGAGCGAGGTCCTGGGACTGGACACCGCCAAGCGCGCCAAATGGAAAGACATCAGCGAGAAGCTCAGCGCGTTCCCCACACAGGAGCGCGGTGGCAAGACGGTCTTCCGCTACAGTGAGAAGGGCACGCCATGGTGGGGAGACAACACCCTGGGAATCCAGCACATCTTCCCCGCCGGAAGCATCGGCTTGGACAGCGACCCCGGACTGCTTGAGATCAGCCACAATATGCTGGATGCCATGGGCCGCTGGCGCGACTACAACGGCAGTTCCTCATGGTACACCGCTTGCGCGCGCGTGGGTTACCAGCCCGCGCGTATCCTGACCGAGCTGCGCCACATGCTCGACACGCATTCACTGCCGAACCGGCTGCTTAACTTCGGAGGCGGCGGGATCGAGAATGCATCTCCCTCCTTGGCGGTCACCGAGATGTTGCTTCAGAGCCACGATGGAAAAATACGCTTCTTCCCCTGCTGGCCCAAGGAACAGGATGCCCGCTTTGGCTCGTTGCGGGCGGTGGGCGCCTTCCTCGTGTGGGGCGAATGGAAAGGCGGCGTCGTGGCCGGCGTGAAGATCGTCAGCGAAAAGGGCGAGGACTGCACCATCGTCAATCCGTGGCCCGGGAAGAAGGTGCAAGTCCTCCGCACCGGAAAAGCTGCGAACACCGTGGAAGGCACCCATTTCACACTCGAAACCACTGTCGGGGAATCCCTTGAACTCAAGGTGGACTCATGA
- a CDS encoding LamG-like jellyroll fold domain-containing protein → MSFSVIPLIGLLMFGPANAQSRTPEAAGPRIVAAHNTVFDQPPKQIPSNGPTDAPLLGNGDFLAAFGGPPEMLQFHLSKADLWEIRPDGGPRGLGRVDLAFPALKGATYQVTQDLLHATTTGSFEKDGVTLTVESAIAATENLLWVTLSSTGGDVKGSALLKNADQASAPDAIVDNDHPAIIGKEGYGGGRYHFDGEIADVVVSSNPPPPTAASKPVAIHSFDGKTTSRELAVSKMDKAVNVGAWIKVNRAGEANYIISKGEWNAAYSLGLSGGRLRWSVNGTFIQTETPLETGKWIHVAATFEPGAMRLLINGKTVAEKRPQKSAAGVQVIERRYEQGVARPTGAACALRALRGEAGDFTVSPGKPVTLILSASGLANTTDYRAAAVRRATEATPASFTSLTRAHAAWWSDFWSKSFIEIPDKTLERRYYLSHYCMASCSRLRHFPPGLYGWTLSEATPRWGGAYFLNYNFYAPFYGLYAANHIEQAMPANDAIIDSIGLGRAWCEDEGKYERMCGNSLKIKDGKGILLPVSILPHGVTGAPTTWGQRSNAAYCCVPIASTWYSTYDRNFAKQAYPFVRATAEFWEDYLVLENGRYVDKNDAALENSGRDTNPLVSLAMIRLVMELAKDMSIELGVDRDKHSKWADIGTRLSDYPTCTVGDLPPGSRIELPNTPETKALPIFRYSESGQAWQNDNAVGIQHIFPGNGIGLGKRPELLERARNQIQVMARWIDLNGCNSFYPAAVRTGYDPEIILQKLGHWTATASKNGMRSDNPHGTEQFSVVPCTLQEMLFQSHDHVLRFFPNWPKNQNARFSTLRAYGAFLVSADLKDGLIGEVKITSERGRDCSVINPWPGRQVQVTRNGKPAETFEGERFQFKTSIAERLELKAK, encoded by the coding sequence ATGAGTTTCTCGGTGATTCCATTGATCGGCCTTCTGATGTTCGGCCCCGCGAATGCGCAGTCTCGAACACCGGAGGCAGCGGGACCACGGATTGTGGCCGCTCATAATACGGTCTTTGACCAACCGCCCAAGCAGATCCCCTCCAACGGCCCGACGGACGCGCCGCTGCTTGGCAATGGCGACTTCCTCGCCGCGTTCGGAGGCCCGCCGGAAATGCTGCAATTCCATCTCTCCAAGGCCGACCTTTGGGAAATCCGCCCGGATGGGGGTCCGCGGGGACTTGGACGGGTGGACCTCGCCTTTCCCGCCCTTAAAGGCGCCACCTATCAGGTCACTCAGGATCTACTTCATGCCACCACTACCGGCAGCTTCGAGAAAGACGGCGTCACGCTCACCGTGGAATCAGCCATCGCCGCAACGGAGAACCTCCTATGGGTGACCCTTTCCTCAACCGGAGGCGACGTCAAAGGGAGCGCCCTGCTAAAGAACGCGGACCAAGCCAGCGCGCCAGACGCGATCGTGGACAATGATCATCCGGCGATCATCGGAAAAGAAGGCTACGGCGGAGGACGCTACCACTTCGATGGAGAGATCGCCGATGTCGTGGTTTCCTCGAATCCCCCTCCCCCGACTGCAGCGAGCAAGCCTGTCGCCATCCATTCTTTCGACGGCAAGACGACCTCACGTGAACTGGCCGTTTCCAAAATGGACAAGGCCGTCAATGTGGGAGCGTGGATCAAGGTCAACCGTGCTGGGGAGGCGAACTACATCATTAGCAAGGGAGAATGGAACGCCGCATATAGTCTTGGCCTGTCCGGCGGACGCCTGCGCTGGTCGGTGAACGGCACCTTCATTCAGACCGAGACGCCCCTTGAAACGGGAAAGTGGATTCACGTTGCCGCCACCTTCGAGCCCGGCGCCATGCGCCTCCTCATCAACGGCAAAACCGTTGCCGAAAAGCGGCCGCAGAAAAGCGCGGCCGGCGTGCAAGTCATCGAACGCCGCTATGAACAGGGCGTGGCCCGCCCGACGGGGGCGGCTTGCGCCTTGCGCGCCCTCCGCGGTGAAGCCGGTGATTTCACGGTCTCACCCGGCAAGCCCGTCACCTTGATTCTCTCGGCATCCGGTTTGGCCAACACCACCGACTACCGCGCCGCTGCCGTCCGGCGCGCCACGGAAGCAACTCCCGCGTCATTCACCTCCCTCACCCGCGCCCATGCGGCATGGTGGTCCGACTTCTGGAGCAAATCCTTCATCGAGATTCCCGACAAGACGCTGGAGCGTCGATACTATCTCTCCCACTACTGCATGGCCAGTTGCAGCCGGCTGCGCCATTTTCCGCCGGGCCTGTATGGATGGACGCTCTCGGAGGCGACCCCGAGGTGGGGCGGGGCCTATTTCCTCAACTACAACTTCTACGCGCCCTTCTACGGCCTGTATGCCGCGAATCACATCGAGCAAGCAATGCCCGCCAATGACGCGATCATCGATTCGATCGGGCTGGGTCGCGCTTGGTGCGAGGACGAAGGGAAGTATGAACGGATGTGCGGGAATAGCCTGAAGATCAAAGACGGCAAGGGCATTCTCCTCCCCGTCTCGATCCTTCCCCACGGAGTCACCGGTGCTCCGACAACCTGGGGCCAGCGCAGCAACGCCGCCTACTGCTGCGTGCCGATCGCCTCCACCTGGTATTCGACCTACGACCGGAACTTCGCCAAACAGGCCTATCCGTTCGTGCGGGCAACGGCCGAATTCTGGGAGGACTATCTGGTTCTCGAGAACGGGCGCTATGTGGACAAGAACGACGCCGCCCTCGAAAACTCCGGCCGCGACACCAACCCTCTTGTTAGCCTCGCCATGATCCGCCTGGTCATGGAGTTGGCCAAGGACATGAGCATCGAACTTGGCGTGGATCGCGACAAGCATTCCAAATGGGCGGATATCGGCACGCGCTTGAGCGACTATCCGACCTGCACGGTGGGCGACCTGCCACCCGGAAGCCGCATCGAGCTGCCCAATACGCCGGAGACCAAGGCCCTACCCATCTTCCGCTACAGCGAATCCGGACAGGCGTGGCAGAACGACAACGCGGTCGGCATCCAGCACATTTTCCCCGGCAACGGCATCGGGCTCGGCAAGCGCCCCGAACTTCTCGAGAGGGCTCGCAACCAGATCCAAGTGATGGCCCGCTGGATCGATCTCAACGGTTGCAACAGCTTCTACCCCGCTGCCGTGCGCACTGGCTACGATCCGGAGATCATCCTCCAGAAGTTGGGCCATTGGACGGCCACCGCTTCCAAGAACGGCATGCGCTCCGACAACCCGCATGGTACCGAGCAGTTCAGCGTAGTCCCCTGCACGCTGCAGGAGATGCTGTTTCAAAGTCACGACCACGTCCTGCGCTTCTTCCCCAACTGGCCGAAGAACCAGAACGCACGCTTCAGCACGCTGCGGGCTTACGGGGCATTTCTCGTATCGGCGGATCTGAAGGACGGCCTCATTGGCGAGGTAAAGATCACCAGTGAAAGAGGCCGGGATTGCAGCGTCATCAATCCTTGGCCCGGCCGCCAGGTACAGGTCACCCGCAACGGCAAGCCCGCAGAGACATTCGAAGGAGAACGCTTCCAATTCAAAACCTCCATCGCAGAGCGTCTTGAACTCAAAGCGAAATAA
- a CDS encoding sodium:solute symporter family transporter produces MHSIDWFIVGAFFFVVVGAGFRFSRKSAESSKSYFLGAENKWWMLAASGASTNFSVNGTVWNLAILMVLGMKSFWVTLVWWMPNAVFLMAYSGIWIRRCGGITSAELNKIRFGVGTGAKWARTSFAFMITLFSVASLCMSYIIIHKFAVVFGLPGSNAHGLALGIVGITSIYVLFGGFKGVILSEFLQTVVLFAVAFIVGFICYQQYSADQIHSAVAHGTGAAAVTPDYWKSLVPEATPEIGMFSAAEGYKGWQDFIGSTLAFSIVGMIGCVGGAGGRYGEQRFLAATNVKEAAKLAALWQFLGFPRWIMTAGLCFLGYTLYKSQIAYDPESVMPRFLQSGLLAPGLLGLVVAGLSASFMTNFCSEINACASIIVRDLYQPLVAPGLEDSDRKLVKISYAATGFLALLSAAIGYVMVESQASGGGSALNVIWGWTLGGLLTCFVVPLAFRWYWGRMNGWGFAAGCLFSLVPSLAMLARAFVPEGHFLKAWPESYYTYATLATSTLACIVVSWLTPPIEDETSVAFYARVRPFGLWKETAAKAVRAGVPLATAIPVPQIVLNVAIGLVASFSLYMAPVYFLGHWPLEGWICSGIFAACCVVLYFTWYRTLPDD; encoded by the coding sequence GTGCACTCGATCGACTGGTTCATTGTTGGCGCGTTCTTCTTCGTCGTTGTGGGCGCGGGGTTCCGCTTCTCGCGTAAAAGCGCGGAGAGTTCGAAATCCTATTTCCTGGGGGCCGAGAACAAGTGGTGGATGCTTGCCGCGTCCGGAGCCTCCACCAATTTCTCGGTCAATGGCACCGTCTGGAACCTCGCGATCCTGATGGTACTGGGGATGAAATCCTTCTGGGTCACCCTGGTGTGGTGGATGCCCAACGCGGTATTCCTGATGGCGTACTCAGGCATCTGGATCCGTCGCTGCGGCGGCATCACGTCCGCGGAGCTCAACAAGATCCGCTTCGGCGTCGGAACCGGCGCGAAGTGGGCGCGCACCAGCTTTGCCTTCATGATCACGCTGTTCTCCGTGGCCTCGCTGTGCATGTCCTACATCATCATCCACAAGTTTGCGGTGGTGTTCGGACTGCCGGGCTCCAACGCGCACGGCTTGGCATTGGGAATCGTCGGCATCACCAGTATCTACGTGCTATTCGGCGGCTTCAAAGGGGTGATCCTCAGCGAGTTCTTGCAAACCGTGGTGCTGTTCGCGGTGGCGTTCATTGTCGGCTTCATCTGCTACCAGCAGTATTCGGCGGACCAGATCCACAGCGCGGTCGCGCATGGCACCGGTGCCGCCGCGGTGACGCCGGACTACTGGAAGTCGCTCGTGCCGGAAGCCACTCCGGAGATCGGAATGTTCAGTGCCGCCGAGGGCTATAAGGGTTGGCAAGACTTCATCGGTTCCACGCTCGCGTTTTCCATCGTCGGCATGATCGGTTGCGTGGGCGGAGCGGGTGGACGCTATGGCGAGCAACGGTTTCTCGCCGCCACCAATGTGAAGGAAGCAGCGAAGCTGGCGGCCCTATGGCAATTCCTGGGTTTCCCGCGCTGGATCATGACCGCCGGGCTCTGCTTCCTCGGCTATACGCTCTACAAGTCCCAGATCGCGTATGACCCGGAGAGCGTGATGCCCAGGTTTCTCCAGTCCGGCCTGCTGGCTCCCGGCCTGTTAGGATTGGTCGTCGCAGGCCTTTCCGCCTCGTTCATGACGAACTTCTGTTCCGAGATCAACGCGTGCGCCTCGATCATCGTGCGCGATCTCTATCAGCCGCTGGTCGCTCCGGGATTGGAAGACTCCGACCGCAAGCTGGTGAAAATCAGCTATGCTGCCACCGGCTTCCTGGCACTGCTGTCCGCGGCGATCGGCTATGTCATGGTCGAGTCGCAGGCTAGCGGCGGAGGCAGCGCGCTGAATGTCATCTGGGGCTGGACGCTCGGGGGGCTGCTGACCTGCTTCGTGGTCCCGCTCGCCTTCCGCTGGTACTGGGGTCGCATGAATGGCTGGGGCTTCGCCGCAGGCTGCTTGTTCAGTCTGGTGCCATCGCTGGCGATGCTGGCGCGTGCCTTTGTCCCGGAAGGACACTTTCTCAAGGCATGGCCGGAGAGCTATTACACCTATGCCACGCTGGCGACCTCCACGCTTGCCTGCATCGTGGTCTCGTGGCTGACGCCGCCGATCGAGGATGAAACCTCGGTGGCATTCTACGCCCGGGTCCGGCCCTTCGGCCTTTGGAAGGAAACAGCCGCCAAAGCGGTCCGAGCAGGCGTCCCCTTGGCCACGGCCATCCCCGTGCCCCAAATCGTCCTGAATGTGGCGATTGGACTTGTTGCCTCATTCTCCCTCTACATGGCTCCCGTCTATTTTCTCGGCCATTGGCCGCTCGAGGGTTGGATCTGTAGCGGCATTTTCGCCGCCTGCTGCGTGGTTCTGTATTTCACCTGGTATCGCACCCTGCCTGACGACTGA